GTGCTGGAGCCAGAGCACAGCCTTTAGAGACATTTGGCCTGGATGTAGGGTCCCCAAGGGATGGAGCATTCCTCCCATCATCCCAGGGGGAGCTGCCTCCCTGGGGAATCCCCCATCCTGATAAACATTTGCCCTTCATTGCTAGTCTGAATTGACCCAGGGTGGCACCTGCCTGCTGAATCTCACTCGGCCTCTATGAGATTCGAGTCCTCCACTCTCTGGAATCTCCTCCCAGCAAAGCAGGGACCCTCATCCTCAACTCAGCATCTTGGCACAGATGGGAGCTGGATTCGCAGATGGCTGGGATCACACAAGGGCTTGGCTGCTCTGACCTGCAGGTTGCTGTCACCGTGTTTACACTGGACCTAAAAACTGGCTTCTAAACCAATTTAGATCAAACCAGGGCAATTTAAACAAGACCAAAAGGCTGTGCAGGAGCCAGTGTTGAGTTGCTGGATGCTTGATAGGCTGCCTAGAGTTGGGCCAGGTGGCTGTGAACCCTATTGCAGCATAGTCTGATGTGTGATACATTGTGGGTGCTAAGTGATGTGGCCCTTAAAGCAGCAGTAGGGTCTGCAACATTTAAtaggttcccagctctgcccaggacACCTGGCTATGGTTCCCAATTCCATCCTAGACACCTGGCTATGAGGCCGGGAGTGGGTTCCCAGTTCCGTCCAGGGCAGGGTCCTGTGATGTTTAATAGATTCTCACCCCATTCAAGTGATCTGGCTAGGAGGCTGGCGATGATGGTGTGGCAGGTCCCGCGCTCCAAGCACCGCCATACTCTAAGGCTGtgcctgcccctcctccacctccttgtCAGACCCACCATCCTGAgggccctcccctccctccttgagGGGCCAGCAGGGCTGCCAGCCATGCAGGTGGGTGCTCTGGTGCTTGATGAAGTTGGAGCCATGGCTGAAGCTCTTGCCACAGTGCTGGCAGTGGTAGGGGCGCTCACCCGTGTGGGTGCGGCGGTGCTGGGCCAGGTGGGCTGCACGGGAGAAGGCCTTGCCACAGTCGGGGCACTGGTAGGGACGCTCGCCTGTGTGCACGCGGTGGTGCTGCAGAAGGTCAGAGCTCAGCACGAAGCTGCGCCCGCAGTCGGTGCAGCGGTAGGGGCGCTCGCCCGTATGGATGCGCTGGTGACGGATCAGGTTGGAGCTGAGGCTGAAGGCCTTGCCGCACTGCTGGCACCGGTAGGGGCGCTCGCCGCGGTGCGTGCGTTGGTGCTGCAGCAGGTTGGAGCCATGGCAGAAGCTCTTGCCGCACTGGGCGCAGCGGTAGGGGCGCTCCCCGGTGTGGGTACGCTGGTGCTGCACCAGGTGGGAGCTGCGGGAGAAGGCCTTGCCGCAGTCGGTGCAGCGGAAAGGCTTCTCGCCTGTGTGGGTGCGGCGGTGTGTGGCCAGGTCGGAGCTGAGCCCGAAGCGCTTGCCACAGTCGGTGCAAAGGTAGGGGCGCTCGCCAGTGTGGGTGCGCTGGTGTCGTGCCAGGTGGGAGCTGCGGGAGAAAGCCTTGCCGCAGGCTGGGCACTTGTAGGGGCGCTCGCCAGTGTGGGTGCGCTGGTGCCGGATCAGGTAGGAGCTCTCGCTGAAGCTCTTGCCGCAGTCGCCGCAGTGGAAGGGGCGCTCGCCAGTGTGGATGCGTTGGTGCTGCGCCAGGTTGGAGCGGCGACTGAAGGCCTTGCCGCAGGCCGGGCAGCAGTAGGGGCGCTCGCCGGTGTGTGTGCGCTGGTGCCGGTGCAGGTTGGAGCTTTGGTTGAAGCTCTTGCCGCACTCAGTGCACTCGTATGGCTTCTCGTCCAGCCGCAGCAGCCGGCGGGCCAGCCCGGGGTTCAGCTCGTAGCTGCGCCCCCCCTCGATGTAGCGGCACGGCTTCACGCCCATCTGCGTCACCCGGTGCACAATGATGTCGCCGAACTCCTCTAGCCCCTGCTCCAGGTCACCAGAGTCATCCGGCACCTGTGCCCCAATGCCTGGGCTCTGGCCAGCCATGTCCCATGGGGAGCCAGGTGAGACGTCGCCCTTGGAGACCCCTGGCCACATCTTGTGGGATGGCGCCATCTCAGGGCCTTCCTGGTCAGAATCCTCCTCCTCCGAGAGACAGGCGGCACTGTCGTCTGCCGGAAGAGAGCAGAATGCAGGTGAGCATTGCTCTGGGTatgggaagaagagctctggggtACGAGGGTGGGCAACAGGGCACAGATCATGCATGgccagagatcagggccctgtcgcaCGGTGCAGCCTGCCCCCGCCCAAGATCGTGGGAGCCTGTTGCATCATGTGCAGCAGAGGCACAGACGCACACCCGACTGACATCGGGGGCCTGTCATgttgggtgctgcacagacacacagtgagagaaagACCTTGGCCCAAAGAGCTCACCATCTAAATAGACAGAAGGGtgtgaggagaaacagaggcatcAGGAGGGAAAGGGAATCGTCCAAGATcaaagctggggatagaacccaggagtcctggctcccaccccagtgccctgcccactAGACTCCATTCCCTCTTTTTTAAGCTCTAAATTATGCTTCACTCACTGCCAGCTTCCAAAAGGACTGACCCAATCACTCACCTGCTCCAGCCTCCATTTCCTCTGAGCCCTGGGGATCCGGGACACTGGACTCCTCACCTGGTTCCATCTGTGTCTGGGTCAGGGGCTGTTAGCCCTGTCTGGAGCAAGCAAAGGGGTGAGATGAGATCCTTTCAGGGACCATCTGCATGGGCTGAGCCCCAGCTCCACAGGGGGCATTGGGGA
The sequence above is drawn from the Natator depressus isolate rNatDep1 chromosome 7, rNatDep2.hap1, whole genome shotgun sequence genome and encodes:
- the LOC141990628 gene encoding uncharacterized protein LOC141990628 — translated: MEPGEESSVPDPQGSEEMEAGADDSAACLSEEEDSDQEGPEMAPSHKMWPGVSKGDVSPGSPWDMAGQSPGIGAQVPDDSGDLEQGLEEFGDIIVHRVTQMGVKPCRYIEGGRSYELNPGLARRLLRLDEKPYECTECGKSFNQSSNLHRHQRTHTGERPYCCPACGKAFSRRSNLAQHQRIHTGERPFHCGDCGKSFSESSYLIRHQRTHTGERPYKCPACGKAFSRSSHLARHQRTHTGERPYLCTDCGKRFGLSSDLATHRRTHTGEKPFRCTDCGKAFSRSSHLVQHQRTHTGERPYRCAQCGKSFCHGSNLLQHQRTHRGERPYRCQQCGKAFSLSSNLIRHQRIHTGERPYRCTDCGRSFVLSSDLLQHHRVHTGERPYQCPDCGKAFSRAAHLAQHRRTHTGERPYHCQHCGKSFSHGSNFIKHQSTHLHGWQPCWPLKEGGEGPQDGGSDKEVEEGQAQP